A window of Natrinema versiforme contains these coding sequences:
- a CDS encoding thiamine ABC transporter substrate binding subunit, producing MKRRTFVGAVGGSAVAGVAGCLTRDGDGSENEGGNGDPEPENPDLEGELRIATYDSMVNGENPAGPWLKEAFEEAYPDAELTWTLPENGINDYIDRERQNADLDADVYLGANIDDLVRIDDTLDDGGLLRELNIDRIDNAERIRDGLDMGDPHGRVLAYDTGYICLVYDENVVDEPETLEALTEPAYEDALLAQNAQRSDPGQAFLLWTIDAAGEDGYLDYWRDLEDNGVRILEDWRESYNASYMNGERPMVVSYSTDQVFANEYGYDMSRHQIAFPNDQGYANPEGMGIFERASELDLAYEFLDFALSNDAQAVIAQRNVQFPAVESAYVDLDEEFDQYAHVPPEAVTVGYDDLRGNLDGWTEDWAREFAGR from the coding sequence ATGAAACGACGAACGTTCGTCGGCGCGGTCGGCGGAAGCGCGGTCGCCGGCGTCGCCGGCTGTCTGACTCGCGATGGGGACGGTTCGGAGAACGAGGGCGGAAACGGCGATCCAGAACCGGAGAACCCGGACCTCGAGGGGGAGCTTCGGATCGCGACGTACGACTCGATGGTCAACGGGGAGAATCCGGCCGGTCCGTGGCTGAAGGAGGCCTTCGAGGAGGCCTACCCCGACGCCGAACTGACCTGGACGCTCCCGGAGAACGGCATCAACGACTACATCGATCGCGAACGGCAGAACGCCGATCTCGACGCCGACGTCTATCTCGGGGCCAACATCGACGACCTCGTCCGGATCGACGACACGCTCGACGACGGCGGCCTCCTCCGAGAACTCAACATCGACCGGATCGACAACGCCGAGCGCATCCGGGACGGACTCGATATGGGCGATCCACACGGCCGTGTGCTCGCCTACGACACGGGCTACATCTGTCTGGTCTACGACGAGAACGTGGTCGACGAACCCGAGACGCTCGAGGCGCTGACCGAACCGGCCTACGAAGACGCGCTGCTCGCCCAGAACGCACAGCGTTCGGATCCGGGCCAAGCGTTCCTGCTGTGGACGATCGACGCCGCCGGCGAGGACGGCTATCTCGACTACTGGCGCGACCTCGAGGACAACGGCGTTCGTATCCTCGAAGACTGGCGAGAATCGTACAACGCGTCCTACATGAACGGAGAGCGGCCGATGGTCGTCTCCTACTCGACCGATCAAGTGTTCGCCAACGAGTACGGCTACGACATGAGCCGTCATCAGATCGCGTTCCCAAACGATCAGGGGTACGCCAACCCCGAGGGGATGGGGATCTTCGAACGGGCGAGCGAACTCGATCTCGCCTACGAATTCCTCGACTTCGCCCTCTCGAACGACGCCCAGGCCGTCATCGCCCAGCGCAACGTCCAGTTCCCGGCGGTCGAGTCGGCATACGTCGACCTCGACGAGGAGTTCGACCAGTACGCCCACGTTCCGCCGGAGGCGGTGACGGTCGGCTACGACGACCTTCGGGGGAACCTCGACGGCTGGACGGAGGACTGGGCCCGCGAGTTCGCCGGCCGATAG
- a CDS encoding AI-2E family transporter, whose translation MTGPTTGTNSSANGRRRYILAGIVVLLGAITAGILLEVLGTILFALTVAYVLMPVQRWLVRRGLSEWLGALAATVVGFVAAIAVFSPIVVTLYFRTEQVLDAVEGLPRELSITVLEATYSIEAGEVQALAVGYLRDAATTFALALPVLAIKFALFVVLLFGLLLKGKEAGRAAVAPIPHDYRDVVYALTTRARETLYAIYVLQVATSIATLLIAYPLFWVLGYEGALTLSIVAAVLQFVPIIGPSMLIAPIAVYHVAAGDIVAATLIGVLGLGLVAWLPDIAVRPRLSRRSAGLPGSLYFVGFTGGLFTLGPIGIVVGPLLVAVFVEAVDLLADEVNSDATFGEIIESDLEDPPNETADTETTFEESSSSVADD comes from the coding sequence GTGACTGGACCGACGACCGGGACAAACTCGAGCGCGAACGGACGCCGCCGGTACATCCTCGCGGGAATCGTCGTCCTCCTCGGCGCCATTACGGCCGGTATCCTGCTCGAGGTCCTCGGGACGATCCTGTTCGCGCTCACGGTCGCCTACGTCCTCATGCCCGTCCAGCGCTGGCTCGTCAGGCGGGGCCTCTCTGAGTGGCTGGGCGCGCTCGCGGCGACCGTCGTCGGCTTCGTGGCCGCGATCGCGGTCTTCTCGCCGATCGTCGTGACCCTTTACTTCCGCACCGAGCAGGTGCTCGACGCCGTCGAGGGGCTCCCGCGGGAGCTGTCGATCACCGTTCTCGAGGCGACGTACTCGATCGAGGCCGGCGAGGTACAGGCGCTGGCGGTCGGCTATCTCAGGGACGCTGCAACCACGTTCGCGCTGGCACTGCCGGTGCTCGCGATCAAGTTCGCGCTGTTCGTCGTCCTCCTCTTCGGCCTTCTGCTCAAGGGCAAAGAGGCGGGCCGGGCCGCCGTCGCGCCGATCCCCCACGACTACCGGGATGTCGTCTACGCGCTCACGACGCGGGCCCGCGAGACGCTGTACGCGATCTACGTCCTGCAGGTCGCGACCTCGATCGCGACGCTTCTCATCGCCTACCCGCTGTTCTGGGTGCTCGGCTACGAGGGGGCCCTGACCCTCTCGATCGTCGCCGCGGTGTTGCAGTTCGTCCCGATCATCGGTCCGAGCATGCTCATCGCCCCGATCGCCGTCTATCACGTCGCCGCCGGCGACATCGTCGCGGCGACCCTGATCGGCGTCTTGGGGCTCGGACTCGTCGCGTGGCTCCCCGATATCGCCGTCCGGCCGCGGCTCTCCCGCCGCTCCGCCGGCCTCCCCGGCAGCCTCTACTTCGTCGGCTTTACCGGCGGCCTCTTCACGCTCGGTCCGATCGGAATCGTCGTCGGGCCGCTGCTCGTCGCGGTCTTCGTCGAGGCCGTCGACCTGCTCGCCGACGAGGTCAACAGCGACGCCACGTTCGGCGAGATCATCGAGTCCGACCTCGAGGACCCCCCGAACGAGACCGCCGACACGGAGACGACCTTCGAGGAGTCGAGTTCGTCGGTCGCCGACGACTGA